The following coding sequences are from one Rutidosis leptorrhynchoides isolate AG116_Rl617_1_P2 chromosome 11, CSIRO_AGI_Rlap_v1, whole genome shotgun sequence window:
- the LOC139875727 gene encoding uncharacterized protein — MVITEGIPNNDVHTANDPLHLASSDHPGMALTSTSFNVTNFLGWSRTVKMALGAKLKLGFIYGTMNKPAITDLNFPRYRQSNGPLIYQIESERSKVNQGSQTVATYYNKLKRYWDELLSLNGVPMCGCGKMRECTCGIIEKYIEIDNRGRDAKKVTQHEHEPTAFYANNKGGGGFGNVKKFAKDEKKCTFCSQEGHGFEQCFERIGYPDWYKGRKGKKCNIMAAQIATDFSPFMYRDTPFDFEGEVEVNGGKHELGQKLVNAACQEMMKMFKGKGQEQDTGASFHTSLQILAKRHSDFNFKIDWIIDTGASNHMSPHIGLFQSIRELNRPIRLKLPDGTSKWVKQVGSVKINPTLTLTQVFYVPDFKVNLLSVGTLLKSKFLLAIFFPTWFVFQDPSIKQVVAAGEGFNNFYI, encoded by the exons ATGGTGATTACTGAAGGAATtcctaataatgatgttcatacgGCTAATGATCCGTTGCATCTTGCTAGCTCCGATCATCCAGGAATGGCTTTAACAAGCACGTCGTTCAATGTCACTAATTTCCTCGGATGGAGCCGTACTGTGAAAATGGCACTAGGTGCTAAGTTGAAGTTAGGGTTCATCTATGGAACGATGAATAAACCTGCTATTACTGATTTGAATTTTCCTAG GTACAGACAAAGCAATGGTCCATTGATATATCAGATTGAAAGCGAACGTAGCAAGGTCAATCAAGGAAGTCAAACTGTGGCTACTTATTATAATAAGTTGAAAAGGTATTGGGATGAACTGTTAAGTCTCAATGGTGTTCCAATGTGTGGTTGTGGTAAGATGAGAGAATGTACTTGTGGTATCATTGAAAAGTACATTGAAATTGATAATAGAG GTAGAGATGCAAAAAAAGTTACACAACATGAGCATGAGCCTACTGCCTTTTATGCAAATAACAAAGGTGGTGGTGGTTTTGGTAATGTCAAGAAATTTGCAAAAGATGAGAAGAAGTGTACATTTTGCAGTCAAGAAGGACATGGGTTTGAACAGTGTTTTGAAAGGATAGGGTATCCGGATTGGTATAAGGGCAGAAAAGGAAAGAAATGTAACATAATGGCTGctcaaattgctactgatttcagtCCCTTTATGTACAGGGATACTCCTTTTGATTTTGAGGGAGAAGTTGAGGTTAATGGAGGAAAACATGAATTGGGTCAAAAGTTGGTTAATGCAGCTTGTCAAGAGATGATGAAGATGTTTAAAGGAAAAGGACAAGAGCAAGATACAGGGGCATCATTTCATACCTCTTTGCAAATATTGGCTAAAAGACATAGTGACTTTAATTTCAAAATAGATTGGATCATTGACACAGGGGCATCTAATCATATGTCCCCACATATTGGTTTATTTCAATCTATAAGAGAGTTAAATAGACCAATAAGATTAAAATTGCCAGATGGAACTAGTAAGTGGGTCAAACAGGTTGGTAGTGTGAAAATTAACCCTACCTTAACCCTAACTCAAGTATTCTATGTTCCAGATTTCAAAGTCAATCTTTTATCTGTTGGAACGTTACTCAAATCCAAATTCCTCTTAGCCATATTCTTTCCTACCTGGTTTGTGTTTCAGGACCCTTCAATTAAGCAAGTGGTTGCTGCAGGAGAAGGGTTCAACAAtttttacatatga